The uncultured Mailhella sp. genome segment CGGCGCGGCGCAGCTCGGAAAAGCGCATGGGCCCGGAAGAAATCAGCTTCCAGAGAATGAGAGTTTTGTACTTGCCGCCTATCATGCCGAGCGTGGCTTCCACAGGGCAGTGGCGTTCTCCGTCGGCCGTCGGCGCGGGCCGGGCGCAGCAGCAGGTGTTCATTGCCGTCATAGCGGTATCCTCCAGGATACTATATACCGAAAAAGTACGTTCTTGCTTATAAAATATTCATAGCTATACAAGAAACGTAAGTCAAACGAAGCCGCGGCGACGCGCTGCGGCGATCCGAAAGGAAAAAGGAGATTCGCCATGAAGAAAGTCATTTGCATTGAAGGCATGCGCTGCGGTCACTGCACCTCCAACGTGGAAAAGGCTCTGCGCGGCATTTCCGGCGTCAGCGACGTGAAGGTGGAACTTGAAGCCAAGACCGCCACGGTGGAAGCCGCCGATTCCGTGTCCGACGACGCGCTCAGGAACGCCGTGGACGACCTCGGCTTTGAAGTCAGGCAGATCCGCCAGGCGTAACGCGGCTCTTCCGGCGGAAGTTATGTTTTGCGCGGCTTTCGGCCTGAGCCGGAAGAAAACGTCAGCCTGAACGCGCAAGTCATCGTCGGGGCCGGTCGCCCTTTCCCTGCGGCGACCG includes the following:
- a CDS encoding cation transporter produces the protein MKKVICIEGMRCGHCTSNVEKALRGISGVSDVKVELEAKTATVEAADSVSDDALRNAVDDLGFEVRQIRQA